A window of Kineococcus sp. NBC_00420 genomic DNA:
CCCACCCCGATCCGGTGGCCGCCCGCGCCGCTCTCCCCCCGGCGCTGCGGAACCGCCTGGAGGTCACTGGTTGACCGGGGACCACTGGTGCCAGACTGGCCCCCCGAAGGGGGCCAGCGACCGGTGAGGTGGGAGATGAGCGGAGAACGTCGGGATCTCGACGAGGACCAGGTGCGCCTGCTGGGCCGGTTCGACGGCGCGAGCGCCGCCGAGGTCGCCGAGCGCCTCGGGTGCAGCCTCTCCGAACTCGCCGAGCGGCTGGTGGCCATCCGCAGCGCCCTGAGCGTGGACAGCACGGCGGCCGCCGTGCAGGCCGTGCGGGCCCGCGGCCTCATCTGAGCTGTACGAACCTCAGACCGCGGGGAAGTCCGCGGTCGCCTCGGGGCCGTCGCTCCCGGCGGGGTAGGTCTCCAGCGGCACCTCGTCGGCCTTCCACGCCGCGATCACCGGGGCCAGGATGCGCCAGCAGTCCTCCGCGGTGTCCCCGCGCACCGAGAGCAACGGGTCGCCGTCGAGCACGCCGGCCAGCACCTCCCCGTAGGCGGGGAGGTCGGAGTCCCCCAGGCGGGCGGTCAGCGTCGCCTCGTCGAGGTCGAACGGGTCGCCCGGGGCGTTCACGTTCAGGTCCAGGCTCACGGTGTCGGGTTTGAAACCGAGCCGGAGCCGGGTGGGGACCGGTGTGCCCAGCAGTCCGGCCATGAGGTGCGGGACGGGCTTGTAGGTGATGACGGCCTCCTTGCGGGCCCGGCCGAGGGCCTTGCCGGACCGCAGGCGGAACGGGACCCCGGCCCAGCGCCAGGTGTCGATGTGCAGGACGACCTCGGCCAACGTCTCGGTCTGGCGGGCGGGGTCCACGCCCTGCTCGGCGGTGTAGTCGGGCAGGTCGCGGTCCCCGAGGCGACCCGCGGTGTACCGGGCCCGTCGACTGGCCTGCGCGGGAGGACCGGCGAGGCGGGTCGCCCGCAGCAACTGCGCCTTCCGGTCGCGGAACTCCCGCTCGTCCAGTGCCGAGGGGGCGTCCATCGCCAGCATCGCGAGCACCTGCAGCAGGTGGCTCTGGATCATGTCGATGAGGGCGCCCGCGTGGTCGTAGTACCCGGCGCGGCCCTCGAGCGCGAGGTCCTCGTCGTAGAACACGTCGACGCGTTCCACGTGGCCCGCGTTCCAGGTGGGTTCGAAGATGCGGTTCGCGAAGCGCACCCCGACGGTGCCGAGCACCGTGGAGGTGCCGAGGAAGTGGTCGACCCGGTGCACGTGCTCCTCCGGGACCAGGCGCGCGACGACCTGGTTGAGCTCGTGCGCCGAGGCCTCGTCGGAGCCGAAGGGCTTCTCCATGACCAGCCGGGTGCTGGCCGGCAGGTCCCGGCCGACCAGACCCGCGCACGCCTTCGCCGTGATCGCGGGCGGGAGGGCGAAGTACACCGCGACCGGGGCGGTGCAGGAGCCCATCAGGGCCAGGAGGGCGTCGGGATCGGTGACGTCGACCTGCGCGTAGCGGCTGGTGTCGCGCACCGTCCGGGCGGCGTCCGCCGACTCCTCGCCCGCGTCCAGCGCGTCACCGAAGGCCTTCGTCACCACCTCGCGCCACCGGTCGTCGTCCCAGTCCTCCGCACCGGCGCCGACCAGTTCGAGCGAGGAGCCGTGACCGTGCGCGGGGTCCTCGTTGCGTCCGGAGACCAGGAGCCGGGCCAGGCCGGGCATCAGCAGCCGGGAGGCGAGGTCACCACTGGCCCCCAGGATGAGCAGCGTCGCGACGGGGTCCTGCCCGGAGCGCCCGTCCTGAGCGGCTCCGGCCGCGCCGTGGCCGCCGCCGGCCCCCGCCGGGTCGTCGCCGCGGCTCTCGCTGCCGCCGGTGGCCGGGTGGTCGTCGTGGTGCCGGTCGCTGTGGTTGCTCACGCGCACACCCTGCCGAGGTTCCACGTCCCGCGCGCGACGACCCGCCCGGGAGCTCAGCGCGGAACGGGCGGCGTGGCCGGAGGGGTCCGCTCCGGACCGGCCTCGGCCGGGCGGGCACCGTCGAGGCGGTGCAGCCGGACGGCGACGAGGGCGACGTCGTCCTCGTGCTCGCCCGGCAGCATCCGCTCCAGCACCCCGTCGACGAGCTCGTCCAACGTGGCGGCGGCCAGGTCCGCGACGGCCTCGCGCAACCGCAGCAACCCCTCGTCGAGAGAACGGTCGCGGCGTTCGACGAGGCCGTCGGTGAACATGAGGATCGTCGACCCGCGGTCGACCGTGATCGCCGCGTCGGCCCGGGAGGTCGAGGGGTCGATGCCGAGCAGCAGTTGGGCCGGGAGGGAGGCCAGGGAGCTCACCGTGCCGTCGGGGGTGAGCAGCACGGGCGCCGGGTGCCCGGCGTTGGCCCACCGGAACCGGGTGATGTCGCGGTGCCGCTCGTCCTCGGTCTGCTCCAGCCGGCCCACGACCACGGTGGCGGTGGTGTCCACCGCGAGGCCCGCCATGGCCGCGTCCAGCCCGGACAGGACCCCGGCGGGACTCGCGCCCGTCGTGTACGCGATGCCCCGCAGCAGCGAACGGACCTGGCTCATCCCCGCGGCGGCGGTGATGTCGTGTCCCATCACGTCGCCGATGACCAGCACGGTGGCGCCGTCGGGCGTCAGGAACGCGTCGTACCAGTCCCCGCCGACCTCGGCCGCGTGCGCGGCAGGCTGGTACCGCACCACGATCTGCACGTGGTCCGGTTCGACCGGGGACGTCAGGAGGCTGCGCTGCAACGCTTCCGCCATCCGGTGCTGCGCCTCGTAGAGCCGGGCGTTGTCCAGCGCCAACCCGGCGCGGTCGGCGATCTCGGTCGCCAGCAGGAGGTCCTCCGCGCCGAGCTCGCCGCGCTCGACGCCGTGGAACAACGTGATCAGCCCGACGGTGCGCCCGCGCG
This region includes:
- a CDS encoding glucose-6-phosphate dehydrogenase; this encodes MSNHSDRHHDDHPATGGSESRGDDPAGAGGGHGAAGAAQDGRSGQDPVATLLILGASGDLASRLLMPGLARLLVSGRNEDPAHGHGSSLELVGAGAEDWDDDRWREVVTKAFGDALDAGEESADAARTVRDTSRYAQVDVTDPDALLALMGSCTAPVAVYFALPPAITAKACAGLVGRDLPASTRLVMEKPFGSDEASAHELNQVVARLVPEEHVHRVDHFLGTSTVLGTVGVRFANRIFEPTWNAGHVERVDVFYDEDLALEGRAGYYDHAGALIDMIQSHLLQVLAMLAMDAPSALDEREFRDRKAQLLRATRLAGPPAQASRRARYTAGRLGDRDLPDYTAEQGVDPARQTETLAEVVLHIDTWRWAGVPFRLRSGKALGRARKEAVITYKPVPHLMAGLLGTPVPTRLRLGFKPDTVSLDLNVNAPGDPFDLDEATLTARLGDSDLPAYGEVLAGVLDGDPLLSVRGDTAEDCWRILAPVIAAWKADEVPLETYPAGSDGPEATADFPAV